From Alteromonas sp. RKMC-009, one genomic window encodes:
- a CDS encoding response regulator → MLTIEDLKGKIRRTYLVALSAIALLLTVYFAWTQQYLVSTQIQPQIINIAGKQRMLSQRIAFLQNLLVSEDDRARRVSLKSELVDRTREFARSHEVLVARQSLNGLFTPLSGALETLYFSKESDLDSHALEYADRALELASMPDSALTSASPVSLSEATELLEDLDHAVLLFEQQLSAELRFNQWMLLGIWFITLGLSLLTVLLLFRPLKNLVLEQFNLVQEAKRDVEFEREQTNKVVSTKEEFLASMSHEFRSPISAIIGALELMPNMQSRQGQLIQKAEQSCYRLLMLTSNLVDSMQSKQIDEVFVNEDFDLIRLLDDALSQFAYNCQQKNLHYQVKNESTLPHYVNGNSSSLIKALKNILDNAVKFTPEGSVSVYNRLSVSDGKLLLTIRVVDTGIGIPESDLHNIFQRFYKAHGNSRLYSGAGVGLYASRTLVEQAGGTITVTSALHNGSEFTLNVPLNAAKGDTREAKKPVSSSKFAVVDDQEITRIHLSHMIESEGYHVDTYLSGADLLANQDKLKTYDGIITDYYMPGINGAELANYLQAMLGERMPPVIMVSAAPQIANIIANSNIPAWQVFVKPIDRNRFIDSIHHLSLNKGKSFSQSDKVSVLIVEDEPINAEILRDMVENLGYDVTLAEDGESALSRAGEEEFSIILLDLNLPDMSGFEVATILKERGCKSHLVAVTASAYESDKQRSMEVGMRYHLVKPVAYQELKNTMKLLLAVS, encoded by the coding sequence ATGCTGACCATTGAAGATTTAAAAGGGAAAATCAGGCGAACTTACCTTGTTGCACTAAGTGCTATTGCACTGTTACTCACAGTGTACTTTGCATGGACTCAGCAGTATCTCGTTTCGACCCAAATACAACCTCAGATAATCAATATTGCAGGAAAGCAGCGCATGTTGTCTCAGCGCATTGCATTTCTGCAGAACCTGCTTGTGTCTGAAGATGACCGCGCCCGCAGAGTATCACTCAAGTCGGAGCTTGTTGACCGGACACGGGAGTTTGCCAGAAGCCATGAGGTACTGGTTGCCAGACAATCTCTGAACGGCTTGTTCACCCCCTTATCCGGTGCCCTGGAAACACTTTATTTCTCGAAAGAAAGTGACCTTGATTCCCATGCCCTTGAGTATGCTGACCGGGCTCTGGAACTTGCCAGTATGCCGGATTCTGCTCTGACCTCTGCGTCTCCGGTCAGCCTTTCTGAAGCCACTGAGCTGCTGGAAGATCTCGACCATGCGGTACTGCTTTTTGAACAGCAACTCTCTGCTGAGTTGAGATTTAACCAGTGGATGTTACTGGGAATCTGGTTCATCACTCTGGGCTTGTCTTTGCTCACTGTGTTGTTGCTCTTCAGACCGTTGAAAAATCTGGTGCTGGAGCAATTTAATCTGGTTCAGGAAGCGAAGCGGGATGTGGAATTCGAACGTGAACAAACGAATAAGGTGGTATCCACCAAGGAAGAGTTTTTGGCCAGTATGAGTCATGAATTCCGTTCGCCGATTTCAGCCATTATCGGTGCGTTAGAGCTTATGCCAAACATGCAATCCAGACAGGGTCAGTTGATTCAGAAAGCAGAACAAAGCTGCTATCGCCTGCTTATGCTGACAAGCAACCTGGTGGATAGCATGCAGTCGAAACAAATTGATGAGGTGTTTGTAAATGAAGATTTTGACCTCATCCGGTTACTGGACGATGCGCTCAGCCAGTTTGCTTACAATTGCCAGCAAAAAAACCTGCATTATCAGGTAAAGAACGAGAGTACTCTGCCCCACTATGTGAACGGAAACTCATCCAGTCTGATTAAAGCACTCAAAAATATTCTGGATAATGCGGTTAAATTCACTCCTGAAGGCTCAGTATCAGTATACAACCGTCTGTCTGTCAGTGACGGAAAGCTGCTGTTGACGATTCGTGTGGTTGATACCGGCATCGGCATCCCCGAAAGCGACCTGCATAATATATTTCAGCGCTTCTACAAGGCTCACGGCAATTCAAGGTTATACAGCGGAGCTGGCGTGGGATTATATGCATCCCGCACTTTGGTGGAACAGGCGGGCGGCACTATCACGGTTACCAGCGCACTTCATAACGGGTCGGAGTTTACGTTGAATGTACCGCTCAACGCAGCCAAAGGAGATACCCGCGAGGCGAAAAAGCCTGTATCGTCCTCAAAATTTGCTGTTGTTGATGATCAGGAAATCACCCGCATTCACTTATCTCACATGATTGAGAGTGAAGGCTATCACGTTGACACCTATCTCTCGGGCGCAGATCTACTGGCCAATCAGGATAAACTGAAAACCTATGATGGCATCATCACCGACTATTACATGCCGGGGATCAATGGCGCTGAATTAGCCAATTATCTGCAAGCTATGCTGGGTGAGCGGATGCCTCCGGTCATTATGGTTTCGGCTGCGCCGCAAATTGCCAATATCATTGCCAACTCCAACATTCCGGCCTGGCAGGTGTTTGTTAAACCCATCGACAGGAACCGTTTTATCGACTCCATTCACCATCTGAGTCTCAATAAAGGCAAATCTTTCAGTCAGTCAGACAAAGTCAGTGTGCTTATCGTCGAGGACGAGCCTATTAATGCTGAGATCCTGCGGGATATGGTGGAAAACCTGGGCTATGACGTTACCCTTGCAGAGGACGGTGAGAGCGCACTGTCGAGAGCCGGCGAGGAAGAGTTCAGTATTATTTTACTGGATCTCAATTTGCCGGATATGAGCGGCTTTGAAGTAGCAACAATACTCAAAGAACGTGGCTGCAAATCCCATCTGGTGGCCGTTACGGCCAGTGCTTATGAAAGCGATAAACAACGCTCAATGGAAGTAGGTATGCGTTACCATCTGGTGAAGCCGGTTGCCTATCAGGAACTGAAAAATACCATGAAGCTGCTGCTGGCGGTGTCTTAA
- a CDS encoding AmpG family muropeptide MFS transporter: MRFIQSFADRRLFSIFVFGIASGFPWVMISSVMTAWLKDEGLSRTDISLFGSIFAVYAINFLWSPLLDRIRLPLLGQRKGWIFLMQGIIVACCVMMSMLDASHSLFYVALFGLSIALCSATQDIAIDAYRIDIINDDEREKLAAGSSMATAGWWTGYGGLGALPFFIADWTGWAWNDIYLLLAGVMGTIMIFTLFAQEPVTDRAAQLKAATEYYQKALGADPQSAGFVQKAGAWFFVTLAEPFREFFTRNGTRLALSLLLFIFLFKIGEAFLGRMSLQFYIELGFSKSEIGGYSKLLNWWVTILFSVIGGMVTIRYGIYRGLFIAGIAMAASNLMFSLMAWVGPDKTLFALTIIVDGFTAAWSTVAMVAFISLMCNRTFSASQYALMASLSVAGKNLLASGSGYIVDKLDGDWSTFFIITALMVIPSLLFLRAIKPHIVKAEQQAQ, from the coding sequence ATGCGTTTTATCCAGTCCTTTGCTGACCGGCGGCTCTTCAGTATTTTCGTATTCGGTATTGCCAGTGGTTTTCCCTGGGTCATGATCAGTTCTGTCATGACTGCCTGGCTAAAAGATGAAGGTTTATCCCGTACAGATATCAGCTTATTCGGCAGTATATTTGCGGTTTATGCGATAAATTTTCTCTGGTCCCCCCTTCTGGATCGTATCCGTCTGCCCTTGCTAGGTCAGCGCAAAGGCTGGATTTTTCTGATGCAGGGTATCATCGTAGCCTGCTGTGTGATGATGAGCATGCTGGACGCCAGTCACTCATTATTCTACGTTGCCCTTTTCGGTCTCAGTATCGCTTTGTGTTCCGCTACTCAGGATATCGCGATTGATGCTTACCGGATCGATATTATTAACGATGATGAAAGAGAGAAACTGGCTGCAGGCTCATCTATGGCTACCGCCGGTTGGTGGACTGGTTACGGCGGTCTGGGCGCACTGCCTTTCTTCATTGCCGACTGGACAGGCTGGGCCTGGAATGACATCTATTTATTGCTGGCCGGCGTAATGGGCACCATTATGATATTCACCCTGTTTGCACAGGAGCCGGTTACAGACCGTGCAGCACAGCTCAAAGCTGCAACAGAATATTATCAGAAGGCCCTGGGCGCTGATCCGCAAAGTGCAGGCTTTGTGCAGAAAGCCGGCGCGTGGTTTTTTGTTACTCTGGCAGAGCCATTCCGCGAATTTTTTACCCGTAACGGAACGCGGCTGGCATTATCACTATTGCTCTTTATCTTCCTGTTTAAAATCGGTGAAGCCTTTCTGGGTCGCATGAGTCTTCAGTTCTACATTGAGCTGGGATTCAGTAAAAGTGAAATTGGCGGATATTCCAAACTGCTGAACTGGTGGGTGACCATTTTGTTTTCTGTCATTGGCGGTATGGTAACCATCCGCTACGGCATCTATCGCGGGTTGTTTATTGCCGGTATTGCCATGGCAGCCAGCAACCTGATGTTTTCACTGATGGCCTGGGTGGGGCCGGATAAAACCTTATTTGCTCTGACGATTATCGTCGACGGTTTCACAGCAGCCTGGAGTACCGTTGCCATGGTCGCATTCATTTCGCTGATGTGTAACCGCACCTTTTCAGCCTCCCAGTACGCGTTAATGGCGTCGTTAAGTGTGGCAGGGAAAAACCTGCTGGCATCAGGCAGTGGTTACATAGTGGATAAGCTGGACGGCGACTGGTCGACCTTTTTCATCATTACCGCCTTGATGGTGATACCCAGTTTATTGTTTTTGCGGGCGATTAAACCCCACATTGTGAAAGCAGAACAGCAGGCACAATAA
- a CDS encoding DUF3530 family protein produces the protein MFRSIVCVLLLLTGSTRAGILADDIRQQYLPSEYETVLAGEEDIPVFSAQPTTTLSRGVAIIFMDTGYQGLTLQNAQQLAARLNQWGWHTRIVPSPVSLNPPATTPVTETASPADSTGNDEVQSNSDTLSALMHPRAWAGSPVADAGTSQTMMALIAGAVFRSVDDVPGFRLVISQGMGAAQFLSLAVTDNVPPPDGLVVISPYWPQSGLQQNISEQLASTLFPVLDLQLPGSTPWTAGAPAIRRTDATKALKLHYRQKQLGASVNLASTFGNSAFSNSLSKEIYGWVNYLGW, from the coding sequence GTGTTCCGCTCTATAGTGTGTGTTCTTTTATTGCTGACCGGCAGTACACGGGCCGGCATACTTGCAGACGATATTCGTCAGCAGTATTTGCCGTCTGAGTACGAAACCGTACTCGCCGGTGAAGAAGACATTCCGGTTTTCTCCGCGCAGCCCACCACCACCCTCAGTCGCGGTGTAGCGATTATTTTTATGGATACAGGCTACCAGGGCCTGACTTTACAAAATGCACAGCAACTGGCTGCCAGACTTAATCAGTGGGGCTGGCACACCCGTATTGTACCGTCTCCGGTAAGTTTAAATCCGCCGGCTACAACCCCTGTTACGGAAACAGCTTCCCCTGCGGACAGCACCGGAAATGATGAAGTGCAAAGCAATAGTGATACGCTGAGTGCACTGATGCATCCCAGGGCCTGGGCGGGTTCACCGGTAGCCGATGCCGGTACGAGCCAGACGATGATGGCTTTGATAGCCGGTGCAGTCTTTCGCAGTGTGGATGATGTACCGGGTTTCAGACTGGTGATCAGTCAGGGAATGGGCGCAGCGCAATTTCTTTCCCTGGCCGTTACCGATAATGTGCCCCCGCCTGATGGTCTCGTGGTGATAAGTCCCTACTGGCCCCAGAGCGGCCTGCAGCAAAATATATCAGAGCAACTTGCCAGTACATTGTTTCCGGTACTTGATTTACAGCTGCCGGGATCGACTCCCTGGACTGCCGGAGCCCCTGCTATCCGCCGGACAGACGCCACGAAAGCGCTAAAACTTCACTACCGGCAGAAGCAGTTAGGTGCATCAGTAAATCTCGCCAGCACGTTCGGAAACTCGGCGTTCAGTAACAGCCTCAGCAAAGAAATTTATGGCTGGGTAAATTACCTGGGCTGGTAA
- a CDS encoding pseudouridine synthase, whose protein sequence is MPAGKKPFIYNPPMSPYLSLVYYDNDIVVANKQSGLLSVTGIQPAHKDALISRVQKVLPSATVVHRLDMATSGIMVMALNKEAHRRLSKQFQDRLTKKRYYARVDGTVADDEGIITLPLIVDWPNRPKQKVDFENGKPSLTHYRVIRRLDGETWVELLPVTGRSHQLRVHMLSLGHPILGDRLYAHDEARAKAPRLQLHAETLILQHPSSGEWKRFTSDVPFMDYQPDTLPLPGSDDINPD, encoded by the coding sequence ATGCCTGCCGGTAAAAAGCCGTTTATTTACAATCCACCCATGTCACCTTATTTGTCACTGGTGTATTACGACAATGACATTGTGGTGGCAAATAAACAAAGTGGCCTGTTAAGTGTGACGGGTATCCAGCCCGCCCACAAAGATGCGCTTATCAGCCGCGTGCAAAAAGTGCTGCCTTCTGCCACCGTGGTTCACCGGCTGGATATGGCAACCTCCGGCATTATGGTAATGGCACTTAATAAAGAGGCTCACCGCCGGCTCTCAAAGCAGTTTCAGGACAGGCTGACGAAAAAGCGTTACTACGCCAGGGTCGATGGCACAGTGGCGGATGATGAAGGAATTATTACCCTGCCACTGATTGTGGACTGGCCTAACCGCCCCAAACAGAAAGTAGACTTTGAGAATGGTAAGCCCTCACTAACACATTACCGTGTTATCAGACGTCTTGACGGAGAAACCTGGGTTGAGCTGCTGCCGGTCACCGGCCGCTCTCATCAATTGCGGGTGCACATGCTGTCACTGGGTCATCCCATCCTGGGTGACAGGTTATATGCTCATGATGAGGCCAGAGCGAAGGCTCCCCGCCTTCAGCTCCATGCCGAAACGCTGATCCTGCAACATCCTTCTTCGGGAGAATGGAAACGGTTTACCAGCGATGTGCCATTCATGGACTATCAACCTGACACGCTGCCACTTCCGGGGTCGGACGACATCAACCCGGATTAA
- the rapA gene encoding RNA polymerase-associated protein RapA, with protein sequence MSSVNTFSAGQRWLSNTESELGLGAVLSVDFRSVEILFPATGDSRIYTKDNAPLTRLIFTEGDVITSEEGWTLQIQKVEESNGVLIYHGLREDTKETARLPETFLDHHIRLNQPEQRLFNFQTDTPKWFELRQKALEHQHAYLKSGTIGLSGARIELIPHQLHIASEVGNRHAPRVLLADEVGLGKTIEAALVIHRQLKTGRAQRVLIVVPDSLVHQWLVEMLRRVNLAFAIFDESRCDALDESGTNPFENEQLVLCSISFLKDNPKRHQQALDAGWDLLVVDEAHHLAWSKDAPSEEYQRIEALAEITAGVLLLTATPDQLGHESHFARLRLLDPARFHDYNHFLEEESQYSALAEAVSPLLTDEPLSADAREKLTSLAPEITGRYSDMDEPATRKAILSQLIDTHGTGRLLFRNRRAGIEGFPVRMLNSYPLPLPEMYDSAVCGGELFDALYPERQSALVNSWTDNDPRVDWLLEFLPSVRPAKVLLICADKRTAQQLGEVIRTRSGIRQSVFHEGMSIVERDKAAHYFSDPEEGAQILLCSEIGSEGRNFQFAHHLVLFDLPLTPDLLEQRIGRLDRIGQTKDIQIHVPYISQSAQEVLLKWYRDGLGAFSHTCPTGSGVFEEVQAQLVEACLDPENEALVSELVTTSKALNDTLKAKLDAGRDRLLELNASGEGKVDGLLEEIVEQDASVELSRFMGRLFDALGVNQEEKGNDCFILTPSESMVNHLPGLDPEGMTVTYRRRVATTLEHVHFLSWDHPLVHNAIDMVLTDVLGKASVGFIADKGLPKGAFWLESLFVLQANADRQLQPGRFLPATPLRICTDGHGKPVNLVFDAPRKAGRKIVQQLIQALQQALTLHIEKATAAAQQQANQIQHDAIETMQATLSAEARRLRDLQAQNPSIRDSEIEFIETQLTGLTAALQSASVQLEGLRIVVNNP encoded by the coding sequence ATGAGTTCTGTAAATACGTTTTCAGCCGGTCAGCGCTGGTTGAGTAACACTGAGTCTGAATTAGGTTTAGGGGCTGTGCTCAGCGTCGATTTTCGTTCTGTTGAGATACTTTTTCCTGCAACCGGTGACAGCCGTATTTACACGAAGGACAACGCCCCTCTCACCCGTCTTATCTTTACTGAAGGCGACGTCATTACCAGCGAAGAAGGCTGGACTTTACAAATACAAAAAGTAGAAGAAAGCAACGGTGTACTGATTTATCACGGATTGCGTGAGGACACCAAAGAAACGGCGCGACTGCCGGAAACCTTTCTCGACCATCACATCCGGCTGAACCAGCCGGAGCAGCGTTTATTTAACTTTCAAACCGATACCCCAAAGTGGTTCGAACTGCGCCAGAAAGCACTGGAACACCAGCATGCGTACCTGAAATCAGGCACGATTGGCTTGTCTGGTGCGCGGATTGAATTGATCCCTCACCAGTTACATATTGCCTCTGAAGTGGGTAACCGCCATGCACCACGGGTATTGCTTGCCGATGAGGTGGGATTGGGTAAAACCATTGAAGCCGCACTGGTTATTCACCGCCAGTTAAAAACCGGCCGGGCCCAGCGGGTACTCATTGTGGTACCGGATTCCCTGGTCCATCAGTGGCTGGTTGAAATGCTGCGCCGGGTAAATCTTGCCTTCGCTATTTTTGATGAAAGCCGTTGCGATGCGCTGGACGAGTCGGGCACGAACCCGTTTGAGAACGAACAGCTGGTACTGTGCAGTATCAGTTTCTTAAAAGACAATCCTAAACGCCACCAGCAAGCCCTTGATGCCGGCTGGGATTTACTGGTTGTCGACGAGGCCCATCATCTGGCCTGGTCCAAAGATGCGCCTTCTGAAGAATATCAACGCATTGAGGCGCTGGCAGAAATCACCGCCGGCGTTCTGCTGTTAACAGCTACCCCTGATCAGCTGGGACATGAGAGTCACTTTGCCCGACTGCGACTGTTAGATCCTGCCAGGTTCCATGATTACAATCACTTCCTTGAAGAAGAAAGTCAGTACAGTGCACTGGCAGAGGCAGTGTCACCGTTACTCACAGACGAGCCGTTATCTGCTGACGCAAGAGAAAAACTCACGTCTCTCGCGCCTGAGATAACCGGCCGCTACAGCGATATGGATGAACCGGCCACACGTAAAGCCATTCTCAGCCAGCTGATTGATACACACGGCACAGGCCGGTTGTTATTCCGTAACCGTCGCGCCGGTATTGAAGGTTTCCCGGTAAGAATGCTGAACAGCTATCCGTTACCTCTGCCGGAAATGTACGACAGTGCCGTCTGCGGCGGGGAACTCTTCGACGCGTTATATCCGGAGCGCCAGAGCGCGCTGGTTAACAGCTGGACCGATAACGACCCCCGTGTTGACTGGCTACTGGAGTTTTTACCCTCAGTCCGCCCTGCCAAAGTTCTGCTGATTTGTGCCGACAAACGCACCGCACAGCAACTGGGTGAAGTGATCAGAACCCGCAGCGGTATTCGCCAGAGTGTATTTCATGAAGGCATGAGTATTGTAGAGCGGGATAAAGCGGCCCACTATTTCTCCGACCCGGAAGAAGGGGCGCAGATCTTACTGTGTAGTGAAATTGGCAGCGAAGGCCGTAACTTCCAGTTTGCCCATCATCTGGTGCTGTTTGATTTACCGCTTACACCGGACTTACTGGAACAGCGTATCGGTCGTCTGGACCGCATTGGCCAGACAAAAGATATTCAAATCCACGTGCCTTACATCAGTCAGTCTGCCCAGGAAGTGCTGTTGAAATGGTATCGTGATGGGTTAGGTGCTTTCTCACATACCTGCCCCACCGGCTCAGGTGTATTCGAAGAAGTGCAGGCGCAATTGGTGGAAGCCTGTCTTGACCCTGAAAACGAAGCGCTGGTTTCTGAACTGGTTACCACCAGTAAAGCCCTGAATGACACACTGAAAGCCAAACTGGATGCCGGCCGCGATCGTCTGCTGGAATTGAATGCGTCAGGGGAAGGTAAGGTAGACGGGCTGCTCGAAGAAATTGTTGAGCAGGATGCATCTGTTGAGCTGTCCCGCTTCATGGGCCGCCTGTTTGATGCCCTTGGCGTTAATCAGGAAGAGAAAGGTAATGACTGTTTCATTCTGACCCCGTCAGAATCGATGGTTAACCACCTTCCGGGTCTGGATCCTGAAGGTATGACAGTCACCTATCGCCGCCGCGTTGCCACCACGCTTGAGCATGTGCACTTTTTAAGCTGGGACCATCCGCTGGTCCACAATGCCATCGATATGGTATTAACTGATGTACTGGGTAAAGCCAGTGTCGGGTTTATCGCTGATAAAGGTTTGCCGAAAGGGGCATTCTGGCTGGAGTCACTGTTTGTACTTCAGGCAAATGCAGATCGCCAGTTGCAACCGGGCCGCTTCCTGCCGGCAACACCGCTGCGCATTTGTACCGACGGCCACGGTAAACCGGTAAACCTGGTCTTTGATGCCCCCCGTAAAGCCGGCAGAAAAATTGTTCAGCAACTGATTCAGGCATTGCAACAAGCGCTGACACTGCACATTGAAAAAGCCACCGCAGCGGCTCAGCAACAAGCGAACCAAATTCAGCATGATGCCATTGAAACCATGCAGGCAACCCTTAGCGCAGAAGCCCGCCGCTTACGGGATTTACAGGCACAGAATCCGTCAATACGGGACAGTGAAATCGAATTTATTGAGACCCAGCTGACGGGCTTAACCGCCGCGCTGCAGTCTGCATCAGTTCAACTGGAAGGGCTGCGTATCGTGGTGAATAATCCGTGA
- a CDS encoding PhoH family protein, giving the protein MPRKKSTETKIYVLDTNILLHEPLAFLSFKENDVVVPMTVLEELDYIKDSKKDVARDARVSIRSMEDLLHDATPEDMLAGVSLEGLGAGENKPTGALSIFADLNMAESQQIFTSNENDNRIINVALHLQKTYAPQQVVLVTKDLNMRLKAKGAGLAHVEDYRTDQLITDIKYLSKGFHKFEGNFWEKVKSVESRSEGRDTIHTIPRNVMEDPYINEYLLDDTQQFAGIVEDMTSDTLEVLDLGYERLMSRHAWGISPKNIGQAMALHSLLDPHIDLVILTGPAGSGKTLLALAAALEMVVEKNMYDKIIVTRSTPEIAESIGFLPGTEEEKMAPWLAAITDSLEVLHKHDENAKSSMNYIMEKANIQFKSVNFMRGRSIQNSIVILDESQNLTAAQLKTIITRCGEGTKLICSGNLAQIDSNYLSAVTSGLTYLVERFKNFSGSATINLDGVVRSRLAEFAEQEL; this is encoded by the coding sequence ATGCCAAGAAAAAAATCCACAGAAACAAAGATCTACGTTTTAGATACGAATATTCTGCTACACGAACCCCTTGCATTTCTCTCATTCAAAGAAAATGACGTTGTCGTTCCGATGACTGTTCTTGAAGAACTCGATTACATCAAAGACAGTAAAAAAGACGTTGCCCGTGATGCCAGAGTGTCAATCCGCTCAATGGAAGACTTACTCCATGACGCCACCCCGGAAGACATGCTGGCAGGCGTATCCCTTGAAGGGCTGGGTGCAGGAGAAAATAAACCCACTGGTGCACTGTCTATTTTCGCTGATTTGAATATGGCTGAATCCCAGCAAATATTTACCAGCAACGAAAATGACAACCGTATTATCAATGTGGCGCTGCATCTGCAGAAAACCTATGCACCCCAGCAAGTTGTGCTGGTGACGAAAGATCTGAACATGCGCCTGAAAGCAAAAGGTGCAGGGCTTGCTCACGTAGAAGACTACCGTACCGACCAGCTCATCACAGACATTAAATACTTGTCGAAGGGCTTCCATAAATTTGAAGGCAATTTCTGGGAAAAGGTGAAATCGGTGGAAAGCCGCTCGGAAGGCAGAGACACCATCCACACGATCCCCCGTAATGTCATGGAAGATCCCTATATCAACGAATACTTGCTGGACGATACGCAGCAGTTCGCCGGTATTGTTGAGGATATGACTTCTGACACGCTGGAAGTGCTCGATTTAGGTTATGAGCGCTTGATGAGCCGCCATGCATGGGGCATATCTCCTAAAAATATTGGCCAGGCAATGGCACTGCACTCGCTGCTGGACCCGCATATAGACCTGGTTATTCTTACCGGGCCTGCCGGTAGCGGTAAAACGTTGCTGGCGCTGGCTGCCGCCCTTGAAATGGTGGTAGAGAAGAACATGTACGATAAAATTATCGTTACCCGTTCTACGCCGGAAATTGCCGAGTCCATCGGTTTCCTGCCGGGCACCGAGGAAGAGAAGATGGCCCCCTGGCTGGCAGCCATCACCGATTCGCTGGAAGTTTTGCATAAGCACGATGAAAACGCGAAAAGTTCGATGAACTACATCATGGAGAAAGCGAACATCCAGTTTAAGTCCGTAAACTTTATGCGCGGGCGAAGCATCCAGAACTCCATAGTTATTCTGGATGAATCGCAAAACCTGACGGCTGCCCAACTGAAAACCATTATTACCCGGTGCGGGGAGGGCACTAAGCTGATTTGTTCGGGTAACCTGGCACAGATAGACAGCAATTATCTGTCAGCGGTAACATCAGGGCTGACTTATCTGGTAGAAAGGTTCAAGAATTTCTCCGGCAGCGCCACGATTAATCTGGACGGGGTGGTACGCTCACGTCTGGCAGAGTTTGCCGAGCAGGAACTCTGA
- the cysG gene encoding siroheme synthase CysG, with translation MRYFPLFIDTQQSHCLIVGAGEVAARKLELILKSEASVTVVAPWMCDTVKSYADNPRVTLIEREFADTDLTEQQMVFVATSETDINQHIHDIAREKGILVNVVDNTPLCQFITPSIIDRSPIVIAMSSGGVAPVLLRYLRQKLESVIPANISRLGAFSEKFREKVKSSLKGVTARRYFWEDVLDGDIAELVEKGQPEKADARFLEALSAAQSEQKIEGQVYLVGAGPGDPDLLTFRALRLMQKADVVVYDRLVSPAILELVRRDAEKIYVGKAKSNHTLPQEQINSLMVEEAKKGNRVVRLKGGDPFIFGRGGEEIEELIAAGIDFQVVPGITAASGASTYAGIPLTHRDHAQSVTFATGHLKNGTIDLNWPALAHQNQTIVFYMGLTGLPVICSKLIEHGLSASTPIALVQEATRESQKVITGTLDTITTHPQLDEMKPPTLIIVGSVVTLHKKLDWFTA, from the coding sequence ATGCGTTACTTCCCGTTATTTATCGACACTCAACAATCTCATTGCCTGATCGTAGGTGCCGGAGAAGTGGCAGCCCGAAAACTGGAATTGATCCTGAAATCCGAAGCCAGCGTGACTGTTGTCGCGCCATGGATGTGCGACACCGTAAAATCCTACGCGGATAATCCCCGGGTCACACTCATTGAACGTGAATTTGCGGATACTGATCTGACCGAGCAGCAAATGGTATTTGTGGCCACCAGCGAAACCGATATTAATCAGCATATACATGATATTGCCCGTGAAAAAGGCATTCTGGTTAATGTGGTAGATAACACACCACTTTGCCAGTTCATCACGCCCTCGATTATTGACCGTTCCCCCATTGTTATTGCAATGAGCAGTGGTGGTGTCGCTCCGGTATTATTGCGTTATTTACGTCAGAAGCTGGAGTCAGTGATACCGGCAAATATCTCCCGTCTGGGCGCATTTTCTGAGAAATTCCGTGAGAAAGTGAAGTCGTCACTGAAAGGCGTAACGGCCAGACGGTATTTCTGGGAAGATGTATTAGACGGTGATATCGCTGAACTGGTTGAAAAAGGCCAGCCAGAAAAAGCTGATGCACGTTTTCTCGAAGCCTTATCGGCAGCGCAAAGCGAACAAAAAATTGAAGGTCAGGTATACCTGGTGGGTGCCGGCCCGGGTGATCCTGATCTGCTGACATTCCGCGCCCTGCGTCTGATGCAAAAAGCGGATGTCGTGGTTTACGACCGGCTGGTGTCTCCTGCTATTCTGGAGCTGGTGCGCCGGGACGCCGAAAAGATCTATGTGGGCAAGGCGAAAAGTAACCATACTCTGCCTCAGGAGCAAATCAATTCACTGATGGTCGAAGAAGCGAAAAAAGGTAACCGTGTTGTCCGTCTGAAGGGTGGCGACCCGTTTATCTTTGGCCGTGGCGGCGAAGAAATCGAAGAACTGATAGCCGCCGGTATCGATTTTCAGGTCGTGCCCGGCATCACCGCAGCCAGCGGTGCCAGTACTTATGCCGGTATTCCGTTAACTCACCGCGATCATGCCCAGTCTGTTACCTTTGCTACCGGCCATCTGAAAAACGGCACCATCGATTTGAACTGGCCGGCCCTGGCCCATCAAAATCAGACTATCGTATTCTACATGGGCCTCACCGGCCTGCCGGTTATTTGCAGCAAGCTGATTGAACACGGTTTATCTGCTTCCACGCCCATTGCGCTGGTTCAGGAAGCAACCAGAGAGTCTCAGAAAGTCATTACCGGTACTCTCGATACTATCACCACTCATCCGCAACTGGATGAAATGAAGCCGCCGACACTCATTATAGTGGGCAGCGTAGTCACACTGCATAAGAAGCTGGACTGGTTTACTGCTTAA